In a genomic window of Amphiprion ocellaris isolate individual 3 ecotype Okinawa chromosome 11, ASM2253959v1, whole genome shotgun sequence:
- the LOC111579872 gene encoding olfactory receptor 6N2-like, producing the protein MDQMNDEFNATYLTFSGHVELHRFRFLYFLVMFIVYVLILCSNSIILCIIWIHKSLHEPMYIFIAALLLNSILFSTNIYPKLLIDFLSDKQVITHSHCVFQFFAYYSLGGSEFLLLSAMAYDRYVSICKPLQYPVIMRKSTVSVLLLLAWLLPVLQLMLPVLISNDLQLCRFTLTGIFCNNAIYNLFCVTSRTLSIYGMFALLSTVLLPMLFILFTYARILIISYQSSRDVRKKAAQTCLPHLLVLMSISCLSSYDIIKARLQFYFPSTARLIMTLQLIIYHPLFNPIIYGIKMKEISKHLKKLLCEGKLN; encoded by the coding sequence atggaccaaatgaatgatgaatttaatgccACATATCTAACCTTCAGTGGACATGTGGAACTgcacagattcagatttctgtattttctggtCATGTTTATTGTGTATGTTCTAATACTCTGCAGTAATTCCATTATCTTGTGCATCATCTGGATTCATAAAAGCCTCCATGAGCCCATGTACATTTTCATTGCAGCTTTGTTACTAAACTCCATTCTTTTCAGCACCAATATCTACCCAAAGCTTTTGATCGACTTTCTATCTGACAAGCAGGTCATAACTCATTCACattgtgtctttcagttttttgccTATTATTCTCTAGGTGGATCTGAGTTCTTACTGTTGTCAGCCATGGCCTATGACAGGTATGTGTCTATATGTAAACCTCTGCAATATCCAGTTATCATGAGAAAATCAACTGTcagtgttttgctgcttttagctTGGCTTCTGCCTGTTCTTCAGCTTATGCTGCCAGTTTTAATTAGTAATGATTTACAACTCTGTAGATTTACTTTGACTGGAATTTTTTGTAATAACGCAATTTACAACCTTTTTTGTGTGACCTCAAGAACTCTGTCAATATATGGCATGTTTGCTTTGCTTAGCACAGTGCTTCTCCCCATGCTTTTTATACTGTTTACATATGCAAGGATTCTTATAATATCCTACCAAAGCAGCAGAGATGTCAGGAAAAAAGCTGCACAGACCTGTTTACCTCACCTGCTGGTTTTAATGAGCATATCATGTTTGTCCTCTTATGATATCATTAAAGCTCGGCTGCAATTTTATTTCCCCAGTACTGCACGTTTAATAATGACTTTACAACTGATCATCTATCATCCTCTGTTTAATCCAATCATATATggcataaaaatgaaagaaatctcTAAACACCTAAAGAAACTGTTGTGTGAAGGGAAACTGAACTAA
- the LOC111579873 gene encoding olfactory receptor 4S2-like: MSSDQRMYSQYSSGLFSRLLAKLKVWNSFLFSTAIYPKLFIDVLSKKQVISYAACLFQYLMYYALGGSDFLLLAAMAYDRYVSICKPLQYITVMTKRTINDLLFYAWFLPGCHIGGALAPALALGGKKQLCSFTLKGIFCNNLIQKLHCVTSTAVPIYGFIVFLNIVILPVLFILFSYTKILTVSYRSSRDVRRKAVETCLPHLIVLISFSCLCAFDFIMAEVKFDFPKTVRLIMNLQVVVYSPLFNPIIYGVKLKEISKHIKKMFCNVRLN; the protein is encoded by the coding sequence ATGTCATCTGATCAAAGAATGTACTCccaatattcatcaggcttATTTTCCAGACTTTTAGCAAAGCTAAAAGTCTGGAActcttttcttttcagcacTGCAATTTACCCGAAACTTTTTATCGATGTTTTATCAAAGAAGCAGGTCATATCCTATGCAGCCTGTCTGTTTCAGTATTTAATGTATTATGCATTGGGTGGTTCAGATTTCTTACTGTTAGCAGCCATGGCTTATGATAGATATGTTTCTATATGTAAACCATTGCAATATATAACTGTAATGACAAAAAGAACCATTAATGATTTACTATTTTATGCTTGGTTTCTGCCTGGCTGTCACATCGGAGGGGCACTGGCACCGGCACTGGCACTGGGCGGCAAAAAGCAACTCTGTAGCTTTACTTTGAAAGGAATTTTCTGCAATAATTTAATCCAGAAACTTCACTGTGTGACCTCCACAGCAGTACCAATATATGGTTTCATTGTGTTTCTCAACATTGTAATACTCCCTGTGCTTTTCATACTTTTCTCATACACAAAGATACTTACAGTATCGTACCGAAGCAGCAGAGATGTTAGGAGAAAAGCTGTCGAAACCTGTTTACCTCACCTgattgttttaatcagtttctcctgtttgtgtgcatttgatTTCATTATGGCCGAAGTGAAATTTGATTTTCCAAAAACTGTGAGATTAATTATGAATTTACAAGTGGTTGTGTATAGTCCTCTCTTTAATCCAATTATATATGGAGTCAAACTGAAAGAAATCTCTAAACACATAAAGAAGATGTTCTGTAATGTCAGATTAAACTAA
- the LOC118471415 gene encoding olfactory receptor 11A1-like has product MDDKFNTTYITFDGYVQIHKYRYLYFILMITLYVLIICSNSTIVYLIWIHQNLHEPMYIFIAALSMNSILFSNAIYPKIFVDVLSERQIIPYSACLFQWFLWYSLGLSDFSILAAMAYDRFVSICKPLQHPLIMNKSTITVLLLSAWLFPACHMLVTIVLSADRKLCSFSLNGIFCNNSVFKLQCASSRVLSVFGVVTVMNVVIFPLLYILFTYAKIMKITYKSSGDVRKKAAETCVPHLLVLISCTSLAVYEVIIARVESDFSKTTRLQAALYQPLFNPIIYGLKMKEIFKHIKKMFCSVKLK; this is encoded by the coding sequence ATGGATGATAAGTTCAATACAACATATATAACCTTTGATGGTTATGTACAAATTCACAAATACAGGTATCTTTATTTTATACTGATGATTACACTTTATGTTTTAATAATCTGCAGTAACTCGACTATTGTGTACCTGATCTGGATTCACCAAAACCTCCATGAGCCGATGTACATTTTCATTGCAGCTTTGTCAATGAACTCTATTTTATTCAGCAATGCCATTTACCCAAAAatctttgttgatgttttgtcagagaGACAAATCATACCTTACTCAGCTTGTCtgtttcagtggtttttatggTATTCTTTAGGCCTTTCGGATTTCTCGATATTGGCAGCGATGGCCTACGACAGATTTGTGTCTATATGCAAACCTCTACAACATCCACTTATCATGAACAAATCCACCATCACTGTTTTACTGCTTTCAGCTTGGCTTTTCCCTGCTTGTCACATGCTGGTTACAATAGTACTGAGTGCTGACAGAAAACTCTGTAGCTTCAGTCTGAACGGAATTTTTTGCAATAATTCAGTTTTCAAACTCCAGTGTGCGAGCTCAAGAGTGCTGTCTGTGTTTGGTGTGGTTACTGTGAtgaatgtggtcatttttcctcttctctACATACTTTTCACCTATGcaaagataatgaaaataacctATAAAAGCAGTGGAGATGTCAGGAAAAAGGCTGCAGAGACTTGTGTTCCCCACCTGCTGGTTTTAATCAGCTGCACTTCTTTGGCTGTATATGAGGTCATCATAGCTAGAGTGGAATCAGATTTCTCAAAAACCACACGTTTACAAGCGGCTTTATATCAGCCTCTCTTCAATCCAATTATATATGgactaaaaatgaaagaaatctttaaacataTCAAGAAGATGTTCTGCTCTGTCAAACTGAAATAA
- the LOC111579874 gene encoding olfactory receptor 11A1-like translates to MALMDDDLNVTHIKLGGFVEMDKYRYLYFLTLFAVYILIICSNSTIVFLICIHKNLHGPMYVFIAALLLNCVLYSTVVYPKLLTDFLSKEQIISYPACLFQFFAFYSLGGSEFLLLSAMAYDRYVSICKPLQYPTIMTKNAVTAFLVLCWIVPASHVAVQTILSAKAKLCDLNLNSVFCNNAIYRLQCVESRIIRIFGVVCLLDLVILPLLFIVFTYVRILVISYRSCKEVRKKAAETCLPHLLVLISFSFLTVYDVSVARVDTDFPKTARLIMTLQIVLYHPLFNPFIYGLKMKEIFQRLKILLCKAQTIKTDI, encoded by the coding sequence atggcaTTAATGGATGATGACTTAAATGTTACTCATATAAAACTTGGTGGGTTTGTGGAAATGGACAAATACagatatctttattttttaactctGTTTGCAGTATATATTCTGATAATCTGCAGTAATTCTACTATTGTCTTCCTGATCTGCATTCACAAGAACCTCCACGGGCCCATGTATGTTTTCATTGCAGCTTTGCTACTCAACTGTGTCCTTTACAGCACGGTGGTTTACCCAAAGCTTCTCACTGATTTCTTATCTAAAGAACAGATCATTTCATATCCTGCATGCCTCTTtcaattttttgcattttactcTTTAGGTGGTTCTGAGTTCTTGCTCTTATCAGCTATGGCCTATGACAGATATGTGTCTATATGCAAACCTCTGCAGTATCCAACTATCATGACGAAGAATGCTGTGACTGCTTTCCTGGTTTTGTGTTGGATTGTACCTGCCTCTCACGTGGCAGTCCAAACCATACTGAGCGCAAAAGCAAAACTGTGTGACTTAAATTTAAATTCAGTATTTTGTAACAATGCAATTTACAGACTTCAATGTGTTGAATCAAGAATAATTCGTATTTTTGGTGTGGTTTGTTTACTGGATCTCGTAATACTCCCTCTGCTCTTCATAGTCTTTACATATGTGAGAATACTTGTAATATCCTATCGAAGCTGTAaagaagtcagaaaaaaagctgctgaGACCTGTTTGCCTCACCTGCTGGTATTAATCAGCTTCTCCTTTTTGACTGTATACGACGTGAGCGTGGCTCGAGTGGATACTGATTTTCCAAAAACTGCACGTTTGATAATGACACTACAAATAGTTCTGTATCATCCTCTGTTTAATCCATTTATATATGggctgaaaatgaaagaaatttttCAACGCCTCAAAATTCTGCTTTGCAAAGCCCAAACCATCAAGACCGATATCTAA
- the LOC111579875 gene encoding olfactory receptor 6N2-like translates to MHRNLHKPMYVFIAALLVNSVVFSTAMYPKLLVDFLLEKQTITYSACLFQFFLFYSVGGSEFFLLAAMAYDRYVSICKPLKYPTLMGRTTIRVLLGLAWFVPALQLAVSVILSSERKLCKLTLNGIFCNNAIYSLHCVRSSIHSVIGVVCLVNIVLFPLLFILFTYTRILIISSRSSREVRQKAAQTCLPHLLVLISFSCLCSYDVVAVRLGSDFPKTVRLIMTLQVILYHPLFNPIIYGVKMKEISKHLRKLLCQGKVTS, encoded by the coding sequence ATGCACAGAAACCTCCACAAGCCCATGTATGTTTTCATTGCAGCGTTGCTCGTGAACTCTGTCGTTTTCAGCACCGCCATGTACCCTAAGCTGCTGGTCGACTTTTTACTTGAAAAACAGACCATCACATATTCAGCATgtctctttcagttttttttgttttactcagTCGGGGGTTCTGAATTCTTTCTGTTGGCAGCCATGGCCTATGACAGGTATGTGTCTATATGCAAACCTCTGAAATACCCGACTCTCATGGGAAGAACCACCATTAGAGTTTTGCTGGGCTTAGCCTGGTTTGTTCCTGCTCTTCAGCTCGCTGTCTCAGTAATCCTGAGCTCTGAAAGAAAACTCTGCAAACTGACTCTGAATGGCATTTTCTGCAACAATGCAATTTACAGTCTGCACTGTGTGAGATCCAGCATTCACTCTGTAATTGGTGTCGTTTGCCTGGTAAACATTGTGCTTTTCCCTCTGCTGTTCATACTGTTCACCTACACCAGAATACTGATAATATCCTCCCGCAGCAGCAGGGAAGTCAGGCAGAAAGCTGCACAGACCTGTCTACCTCACCTGCTGGTTCTAATCAGCTTCTCCTGTTTGTGCTCGTACGACGTCGTCGCAGTTCGACTGGGATCAGATTTTCCAAAAACCGTACGTTTGATCATGACTTTACAGGTGATTTTGTATCATCCTCTGTTCAATCCAATTATTTAtggagtgaaaatgaaagaaatctcTAAACACCTGAGAAAGTTGCTTTGTCAGGGCAAAGTCACAAGTTGA
- the LOC111579876 gene encoding olfactory receptor 13C2-like encodes MNTESNVTCLTFGGHVEIDKYRYLYFAIMFTMYVLIICSNSTIVCLIVIRKSLHKPMYVFIAALLLNSVFFSTVIYPKLLIDFLSEKQMISYRACLFQVFLFYVSACTEFLLLSAMAFDRYVSICKPLQYPTIMGRRTVTTLLVLAWLVPACHIAVPVVRNANLKLCSFTLKGIFCNNAVQSLPCANSRALLMYGAAVMFNVTLLPMLLILFTYAKILVIAYRSCGEVKKKAAQTCLPHLFVLINYSCLLIYDLIIVRMESDVSQTARFVMTLQIVIYNPLLNPIIYGLKMKEISKHLTLLFFQVKVN; translated from the coding sequence ATGAACACTGAATCTAATGTAACATGTTTAACTTTCGGTGGTCATGTGGAAATAGACAAATACAGGTATCTTTACTTTGCAATCATGTTTACAATGTATGTTCTGATCATCTGCAGCAATTCCACTATCGTGTGTCTTATCGTGATTCGCAAAAGCCTCCACAAGCCGATGTACGTTTTCATCGCCGCTCTGTTACTGAACTCTGTTTTTTTCAGCACCGTGATTTACCCCAAGCTTTTGATCGACTTTCTGTCTGAAAAACAGATGATCTCGTACCGAGCTTGTCTCTTtcaggtgtttttattttatgtttcagcCTGCACTGAATTCTTACTGTTGTCAGCCATGGCCTTTGACAGATACGTGTCTATATGTAAACCTCTGCAGTATCCAACTATCATGGGAAGAAGGACCGTTACTACTCTCCTGGTTTTGGCCTGGCTGGTTCCTGCTTGTCACATCGCGGTGCCAGTTGTGAGAAATGCAAATCTCAAACTCTGTAGCTTCACTCTGAAAGGTATTTTCTGTAACAATGCAGTTCAAAGTCTTCCCTGTGCAAATTCAAGAGCGTTACTCATGTACGGTGCAGCTGTCATGTTCAATGTTACACTTCTTCCTATGCTTTTAATACTTTTCACGTATGCAAAGATACTCGTGATAGCTTATCGGAGTTGTGGGGAAGTCAAGAAAAAAGCTGCACAGACATGTTTACCtcacttgtttgttttgatcAACTACAGTTGTTTGCTCATTTATGACCTGATTATCGTGAGAATGGAGTCCGACGTTTCACAAACCGCACGTTTTGTAATGACGCTGCAGATAGTGATTTATAATCCTCTCCTCAATCCCATCATATATGGACTGAAAATGAAGGAAATTTCCAAACATCTCACATTGCTGTTCTTTCAAGTCAAAGTGAACTAA